The Sebastes fasciatus isolate fSebFas1 chromosome 13, fSebFas1.pri, whole genome shotgun sequence genome includes a region encoding these proteins:
- the ppl gene encoding periplakin translates to MFKKKSKTTSITTPTSGTPSTELSALIDKLQKNADKVEKNSYDIEQNLNKDVSKINEGKQPLYQEDTNKRILNTLELLNSLDEDAVNAKRLQHPQAEMIEKDMRQLREKVMKLKEDTDRIYHLTRTEGKPSINWGNMMDEKLDNLNNKGFGQDLPSVENEVEEHNISHSEVEALAPHIATSGDKEYVNSLQTKYTKLLATSSARQRNLLSLRDYMQRCTNELYWMDQQAEERINYDWSDTNLDYPARQRQYENFISKCLESKEATITKLNDDGEKLTASDHPGKNVIEAHMEAVHADWKEYLNLLICEENHLKHMDEYHKYHKEARDTQDLLKRMETDLNQKYNPEFKDVYQMEGLIRELDDQSKAMDHFDERVKALQKRSLQVLPLQYRRETPQKLLPVEALCEFDTDEGQILRGERYTLLRNNGAKWDVKDAAGRQFTAPAVCFMIPPTAPEAVAVSDNLASQQKGIKQKMTSSNATLQKRFEDLKKESGAATAPDKQEQQCRQLMAGLDKVVSDLDKQEKGIYARVRPPLEQNRPLQDSADRLQDMKDIAAAVSRIEPEKSTKVQESKSFLASNPTSASAPQLYSKVDEANKKYAKIEELLQCSQEKLKNSNQLETSLQNGKTLLSTYENKLAREEVAPADISSLEKTQRELGDIGSDLRSKRSDIAETEQNLRLAKSSCDNLATKCGEHCSDIDRQEADVQKLNKRFNNLNRQIDTRSQSLQRAKMSYNNYRNDYDNLNNWLARVPNYEPTGTDDTRQVETKLKNQRNLLSDLARKESDLNNVSKNAQLYQTAVKDYENETEKFRSILDLEDGLVPQTYKRSRMESPALTVKAEESAIEAKFTEVNAVNKQKLQNLEFTQGLLNQQPEIPMIQSTNVQSVNAAPGEEPWRIRKQLEDEVHRREQLEKEIETIQTDIYVLEGQKPQDTIVKKELIKKVPDPQLDEEVHKVQQKLSEERRTTHVLVNDLEVLKLKLRGLETEVKEGAQQYTVKEVLRIERDRGQEEEMRKLREELDELRRQKLMKDNELISIQKQVTILAEEKNREQEVITEEEVIKVQNDPQLETEYRVLLDRKQKEMDGRTQLEDELQFLQDRLRRLEKEKSMAEEKISIKEVLKVEKDVVFEREVENLRRQYEDEKTRRRSSQRERTDLQRKITSLEEEKSRVVIQEKVREIVRPDPKAENEVANLRLELVEQQRRYKDAELQLRSLSEEHTMLRNRGPQVEVKEIIKEVIKYKTDPQTERELERLRNEIVDKTHQIEKSEMESRQLRDDIQRWKDTKPQVQTKEVVNEVLQYREDPKTKEEIEILKRKLADEQKKRLELERDRSGQEEKIRLRKMDLSQVREKFVQQEVVKMEEDPLLRSECDTFTLNISNEQKQKESLKTELYQLQRQKADLDLQLEELERERRARRDAELEIQRLRIRLHELEIRDKENREKVTVKQKVVLQQDPQQEKEHSMLRLQLDEEKHKRTLLEKELNILIQQQITLEKIDVKERVVRTEKVQVERDPEAEIEIENLRRTLDEEKRRRRELDQELGNLTSRFSDMEFTNTKSSKELSYIRDESGRLQQENQRLQNEIRKLRSEIEITSKETRLITESAPREDGKNLELRLDSLQRELAELRSITLQKDEEVERLQKNLVAVRMKKEQRESHLRRSIVVIDPDSGKEMRPEEAYKLGLIDWKMFVNLQSQECDWEEITVKGPKGESSVLHDRKSGKKFSIDDALRLGHITNRQLQQYINKEISIQEFGVMVSGQK, encoded by the exons ATGTTCAAGAAGAAGAGCAAGACCACCTCTATAACGACGCCGACATCAGG CACTCCGTCCACAGAACTGAGCGCTCTGATCGACAAGCTGCAGAAGAATGCTGATAAAGTGGAGAAGAACAGCTATGACATCGAGCAGAACCTCAACAAG GATGTGAGTAAGATCAATGAGGGGAAGCAGCCCCTCTATCAGGAGGACACCAACAAGAGAATCCTCAACACTCTGGAACTGCTCAACAGCCTGGATGAGGACGCCGTCAACGCCAAGCGCCTCCAGCATCCGCAGGCTGAGATGATAGAAAAGGA catgAGGCAGCTGCGTGAGAAAGTGATGAAGCTGAAAGAGGACACGGACCGTATCTACCACCTGACCCGCACTGAGGGGAAGCCCAGCATCAACTGGGGAAACATGATGGATGAGAAACTG GACAACCTGAACAACAAGGGCTTTGGCCAGGACCTGCCATCTGTGGAGAACGAGGTGGAGGAACACAACATCTCCCACAGCGAGGTGGAGGCTCTGGCTCCTCACATCGCCACCAGCGGAGACAAG GAATACGTCAATAGCCTCCAGACGAAGTACACCAAACTACTG GCCACTTCCAGCGCTCGACAGCGCAACCTGCTGTCCCTGCGGGACTACATGCAGCGCTGCACCAATGAGCTGTACTGGATGGACCAGCAGGCCGAGGAGAGGATCAACTACGACTGGAGCGACACCAACCTGGACTACCCCGCTCGCCAGAGGCAGTATGAG AACTTCATTAGTAAATGTCTGGAGTCCAAGGAGGCCACCATCACCAAACTGAATGACGATGGAGAGAAGCTGACTGCTTCTGACCATCCAGGGAAGAATGTTATTGAG GCTCATATGGAGGCAGTCCACGCTGACTGGAAGGAGTACCTGAACCTGCTCATCTGTGAGGAAAACCACCTCAAACACATGGATGAGTACCACAAG taccACAAGGAAGCGCGTGACACTCAGGACCTGCTGAAGCGGATGGAAACCGATCTCAACCAGAAGTACAACCCAGAGTTCAAAGATGTGTATCAGATGGAGGGCCTGATCAGGGAGCTGGAT gaCCAATCCAAGGCCATGGACCACTTTGATGAACGCGTCAAGGCTCTTCAGAAGCGCAGCCTGCAGGTCTTGCCTCTGCAGTATCGTCGGGAAACCCCCCAGAAGCTGCTGCCCGTTGAGGCTCTGTGCGAGTTTGACACCGATGAG GGGCAGATTTTGCGTGGGGAGAGGTACACTCTGCTCCGGAACAACGGGGCCAAATGGGACGTGAAGGATGCAGCTGGACGTCAGTTCACTGCCCCGGCCGTCTGCTTCATGATCCCCCCCACCGCCCCCGAGGCCGTGGCGGTCTCTGACAA CCTGGCCAGCCAGCAAAAAGGTATCAAGCAGAAGATGACAAGCAGCAACGCAACTCTGCAGAAACGCTTCGAGGACCTGAAGAAGGAGAGCGGAGCTGCAACAGCTCCAG ACAAGCAGGAGCAGCAGTGCCGTCAGCTGATGGCCGGCCTGGACAAGGTCGTCAGTGACCTGGACAAACAGGAGAAGGGCATTTATGCTCGAGTGCGCCCGCCACTGGAGCAGAACAGGCCACTGCAGGACAGCGCTGACCGCCTGCAGGATATGAAG GACATTGCCGCTGCTGTCAGTAGGATTGAACCAGAGAAGTCCACTAAGGTGCAGGAATCAAAGAGCTTCTTGGCCTCAAATCCAACTAGTGCCAGCGCCCCTCAACTGTACAGCAAGGTGGATGAAGCCAACAAGAAGTACGCCAAGATCGAGGAGCTTCTTCAGTGCTCTCAGGAGAA ACTGAAGAATTCCAACCAGCTGGAGACTTCCCTTCAAAATGGAAAGACTTTACTGTCCACCTACGAGAACAAGCTGGCCAGGGAGGAGGTTGCTCCAGCTGACATCTCCTCACTGGAGAAAACACAGCGGGAACTTGGA GATATCGGATCAGACCTGAGGTCCAAGAGGTCAGATATCGCTGAGACGGAGCAGAACCTGCGTTTGGCCAAAAGCAGCTGTGACAACTTGGCCACCAAGTGCGGAGAGCACTGCTCCGACATCGACAGGCAAGAGGCGGACGTCCAGAAGCTCAACAAGCGCTTCAACAACCTCAACAGGCAGATCGACACCAG GTCTCAAAGCTTGCAGAGAGCCAAGATGTCGTACAACAATTACCGCAACGATTACGACAATCTGAACAACTGGTTGGCTCGTGTCCCGAACTACGAGCCCACTGGAACTGATGACACTAGACAAGTGGAGACCAAGCTGAAGAATCAAAGG AACTTGCTCTCTGATCTCGCAAGAAAGGAGTCTGACTTGAACAACGTGTCCAAAAATGCCCAGCTTTACCAAACAGCTGTCAAA GACTACGAGAATGAAACTGAGAAGTTTAGGTCGATCCTCGACCTCGAGGATGGACTTGTACCTCAGACGTACAAGAGGAGCAGAATGGAATCACCTGCACTGACAGTCAAGGCAGAG GAATCTGCTATTGAGGCTAAGTTTACTGAGGTGAATGCTGTGAACAAGCAAAAGCTTCAGAATCTGGAGTTCACCCAAGGTCTTCTCAACCAG CAACCTGAGATCCCTATGATCCAGTCTACAAATGTTCAGTCAGTCAATGCTGCCCCAGGAGAAGAACCCTGGAGAATCAGGAAGCAGCTGGAAGATGAGGTCCACAGGAGGGAGCAGCTAGAGAAAGAAATTGAGACTATCCAGACTGACATCTATGTCCTTGAAGGACAGAAGCCCCAGGACACAATTGTCAAGAAGGAACTGATCAAAAAGGTTCCTGATCCACAGCTGGATGAGGAAGTCCATAAGGTCCAGCAGAAACTCTCAGAGGAGCGCCGCACCACCCATGTCCTGGTGAACGACCTTGAGGTACTAAAGTTGAAGCTGCGCGGCCTTGAGACAGAGGTCAAAGAAGGGGCACAGCAATACACGGTCAAGGAGGTCCTGCGTATAGAGAGAGATCGTGgccaggaggaggagatgcGTAAGCTTCGGGAGGAACTGGATGAACTCAGAAGGCAGAAGTTGATGAAAGACAACGAGCTGATTTCGATACAAAAGCAAGTGACCATCCTGGCTGAGGAGAAGAACAGGGAACAGGAGGTGATCACTGAAGAGGAGGTGATCAAAGTCCAGAATGATCCCCAACTTGAAACAGAGTACCGGGTGCTCCTTGACAGGAAGCAGAAGGAAATGGATGGCAGGACGCAGCTGGAGGATGAACTGCAATTTCTTCAAGATAGGCTACGAAGGCTGGAGAAGGAGAAATCAATGGCAGAGGAGAAGATTTCCATCAAAGAGGTGCTGAAAGTAGAGAAAGATGTTGTCTTTGAAAGGGAGGTAGAGAACCTCAGAAGGCAGTATGAAGACGAGAAGACCAGACGAAGATCATCACAGCGAGAAAGGACTGACCTCCAGCGGAAAATTACCAGCCTAGAGGAGGAGAAGTCCAGGGTGGTTATTCAGGAGAAGGTGCGAGAGATCGTCCGCCCTGACCCCAAGGCTGAGAATGAGGTGGCCAACCTGCGGCTTGAGCTTGTAGAGCAACAGAGGCGCTATAAAGATGCAGAACTCCAGCTTAGATCCCTTTCGGAGGAGCATACCATGCTGAGGAACAGAGGACCTCAAGTGGAGGTCAAAGAGATAATCAAAGAAGTCATCAAATACAAGACAGATCCGCAGACCGAAAGAGAACTGGAGAGACTTCGCAATGAAATCGTAGATAAAACCCACCAGATTGAGAAATCGGAGATGGAAAGCCGCCAACTTCGTGATGATATTCAAAGATGGAAGGACACCAAACCCCAAGTGCAGACTAAAGAGGTGGTCAATGAAGTGCTGCAGTACAGAGAAGACCCCAAGACTAAGGAGGAAATTGAGATTCTCAAAAGGAAACTGGCCGATGAACAGAAGAAACGCCTCGAACTTGAGAGAGATCGTTCAGGACAAGAAGAGAAGATTAGACTGAGGAAAATGGATCTGTCTCAGGTCCGCGAGAAGTTTGTTCAGCAAGAAGTGGTCAAGAtggaagaagacccgctcctcAGATCAGAGTGTGACACCTTCACATTAAACATCAGCAATGAGCAGAAACAGAAGGAGAGCCTGAAGACGGAGCTCTACCAACTGCAGAGACAAAAGGCTGACCTGGATCTGCAACTGGAAGAACTGGAGCGTGAGCGCAGGGCAAGGCGCGATGCAGAATTGGAGATCCAAAGGCTCCGGATCAGACTTCATGAGCTGGAGATCCGTGACAAAGAGAACCGTGAGAAGGTGACTGTCAAACAGAAGGTCGTCCTGCAACAGGATCCCCAACAGGAGAAGGAACACTCCATGCTCAGACTACAGCTTGATGAAGAGAAGCACAAACGCACTCTGCTCGAGAAAGAGTTGAACATCCTCATCCAGCAGCAGATCACCCTGGAGAAGATCGATGTGAAGGAAAGAGTCGTCCGCACTGAGAAGGTCCAAGTTGAAAGGGACCCAGAGGCTGAGATTGAGATTGAGAACCTAAGGAGGACTCTGGAtgaggagaaaagaagaaggagagaacTTGACCAGGAGTTGGGCAACCTCACTTCCAGGTTCTCTGATATGGAGTTCACAAACACCAAATCTTCTAAAGAACTGAGCTACATCCGTGATGAAAGTGGTCGCCTGCAGCAAGAAAACCAAAGGCTGCAGAACGAGATCCGCAAGCTTCGGTCCGAAATCGAGATCACCAGCAAAGAGACTCGGCTTATCACTGAGTCCGCACCGAGGGAGGATGGAAAGAACCTGGAGTTGAGGCTTGATTCACTGCAGAGGGAACTAGCAGAGCTCAGAAGCATAACCCTCCAGAAGGATGAGGAGGTCGAGAGGCTTCAAAAGAACCTGGTGGCAGTGAGAATGAAGAAGGAACAGAGGGAGAGCCATCTCCGTAGGTCTATCGTGGTCATCGACCCAGACTCAGGCAAAGAGATGCGACCAGAGGAGGCCTACAAACTGGGGCTGATTGACTGGAAGATGTTCGTCAACCTGCAGAGCCAGGAGTGCGACTGGGAGGAGATCACGGTGAAGGGCCCCAAAGGAGAATCCTCGGTTCTTCACGACAGAAAATCGGGCAAAAAGTTCTCCATCGACGATGCGTTGCGTCTCGGGCACATCACAAATCGCCAGCTTCAGCAGTACATAAACAAAGAAATTTCCATCCAggagtttggtgtgatggtgtCGGGCCAGAAGTGA